The proteins below are encoded in one region of Sphingobacterium sp. R2:
- a CDS encoding AAA family ATPase codes for MIQRLIKNKLEQALFKGKTILLIGPRQVGKTILIKEILSGDDYLFLDGDDPLVRTYLNNPNTKRD; via the coding sequence ATGATACAGCGATTAATCAAAAATAAGTTGGAGCAAGCACTTTTTAAGGGGAAAACTATCCTACTAATTGGTCCGCGGCAAGTAGGTAAAACTATCCTGATCAAAGAGATACTTTCTGGTGACGATTATTTATTTTTGGATGGGGATGATCCCTTGGTAAGGACTTATCTCAACAATCCTAACACCAAAAGAGATTGA
- a CDS encoding PepSY-associated TM helix domain-containing protein, producing MNNRNYNIYFNTHTISGITICAILYVIFFAGSFAFFRHEIAAWQNNTSYKTYREDHQNFDRLLDSIKGQTNLHGRDVTFYMHREGTAAYVALSASNDTIINKENLAKITPEQKAAKKNSRRRGGEDDSKNFTYNFANKKYGDYVQNYDMGEFLFRLHFLAQLNQVPIRVGIAPFGYLIAGITAFIFLFALITGLLLHWDKIVSNFFVFRPFSKWKTVWTDMHTALGVIGFPFQFIFAVTGTFLIINSVLALPLSKLLYDGDQQKMYQDIGVSADTNFPYTYKPLEAHVKIAPFLDLAKYKWPESDFQRITIKNYADSNMHVAMELEPHFNKSFAGSGILSVRVADNTIVTEKSPVSQATYADGVRSIIYRLHYGDYGGYPLKMVYFILGAMGCLVIISGILIWLVARDKNNVIPRKRKFNFWAANIFTAICLTMLPVTALTFIAIKLSPEVNQDFIYRVYFYSWLLFSLYYIIRRSIRRTNRETLLVGSILAFFIPLVNGFMTGNWIWDTFRNGQRDIFVVDFLWLMIGIIGVIAYNKTKKFFETIR from the coding sequence ATGAATAACCGAAATTATAATATTTACTTCAATACACATACGATCAGTGGCATTACCATTTGTGCTATCCTCTATGTGATATTTTTTGCGGGTTCATTTGCATTTTTTAGACATGAAATTGCTGCCTGGCAGAATAATACATCCTATAAAACCTACCGTGAAGATCATCAAAACTTTGACCGATTGCTAGATTCAATCAAGGGGCAGACCAATTTACACGGACGTGATGTCACCTTTTATATGCACCGCGAAGGCACCGCAGCTTATGTGGCACTCAGTGCATCTAACGACACAATCATAAACAAAGAAAATTTAGCCAAGATAACGCCTGAACAAAAAGCTGCAAAGAAAAATAGCCGAAGAAGAGGAGGAGAGGATGATTCGAAAAACTTTACCTACAATTTCGCCAACAAAAAATATGGTGATTATGTGCAGAATTACGATATGGGAGAGTTTTTATTCCGTTTACATTTCTTGGCCCAGCTCAATCAAGTACCGATTAGGGTAGGCATAGCACCATTTGGTTATCTTATTGCAGGCATAACCGCTTTTATTTTTCTATTTGCTCTTATCACTGGGTTATTGTTACATTGGGATAAGATTGTATCAAACTTCTTTGTATTCAGGCCTTTCAGCAAATGGAAAACAGTATGGACCGATATGCATACGGCATTGGGTGTTATCGGTTTTCCATTCCAATTTATCTTTGCCGTGACCGGAACCTTTTTGATTATCAATTCGGTATTGGCTTTACCACTTAGTAAGCTGCTTTATGACGGTGATCAACAAAAAATGTATCAAGATATAGGTGTTAGTGCGGATACAAATTTCCCATATACCTATAAGCCCCTTGAGGCACATGTTAAGATCGCTCCATTTTTGGATTTGGCAAAATATAAATGGCCAGAATCCGATTTTCAGCGCATCACGATCAAAAATTACGCAGATTCCAATATGCATGTTGCCATGGAGCTTGAGCCGCATTTCAATAAAAGTTTTGCTGGTTCGGGTATATTATCCGTGCGAGTTGCCGATAATACAATTGTTACCGAAAAATCCCCTGTAAGCCAAGCTACCTATGCAGACGGGGTCCGCAGCATTATATATCGGCTGCATTATGGCGATTATGGAGGCTACCCGCTAAAGATGGTGTACTTTATTTTAGGAGCTATGGGCTGTCTCGTTATTATCTCCGGTATACTGATCTGGTTGGTAGCGCGTGACAAAAACAACGTAATTCCACGAAAACGAAAATTCAATTTCTGGGCGGCCAATATTTTCACGGCAATATGTCTGACGATGTTACCTGTCACTGCATTGACTTTCATTGCTATTAAATTGAGCCCAGAAGTCAATCAGGATTTTATTTACCGAGTTTATTTCTACAGCTGGCTCCTATTTTCACTGTATTACATTATCCGGAGAAGCATACGCAGAACCAATCGCGAAACCTTGCTGGTTGGAAGCATATTGGCATTTTTTATTCCACTTGTCAACGGTTTTATGACTGGTAACTGGATCTGGGATACCTTCCGCAATGGACAGCGGGATATTTTTGTCGTCGACTTTTTATGGCTGATGATCGGTATAATTGGTGTAATCGCCTATAACAAGACTAAAAAATTCTTTGAGACGATTCGTTAA
- a CDS encoding DUF4198 domain-containing protein, with protein sequence MKILISFFTFLAVLLCSNNGYAHALWIEASSYGIINQAHEVKVYYGEFATNERDQVDKWYSDVKDFSLQLHAPGKESVTLQLTNKGDHFSGSFQPDVTGTYFLSIVKAPKDLGGKTKYEFSSLVPVIVGKPTVLDYSVVKNPLQIELLKANNLKKGQSLQAKITSNGKVVPQAKVSVFSATGWGKEFVADENGLLTFDALWSGPYVLEASTFAEVAGEHAGKPYASAWQGSTTFITVK encoded by the coding sequence ATGAAAATTTTAATTTCATTCTTTACCTTTTTAGCGGTACTGCTGTGTAGTAATAATGGTTATGCACACGCACTCTGGATTGAAGCATCTTCTTATGGGATAATCAATCAAGCCCATGAAGTAAAAGTATATTATGGTGAATTTGCAACAAACGAAAGAGATCAGGTCGACAAATGGTATTCCGACGTGAAAGATTTTTCGCTCCAATTGCATGCTCCGGGAAAGGAATCCGTTACGCTTCAGCTGACAAACAAAGGTGATCATTTTAGCGGTTCATTTCAACCTGACGTAACCGGAACCTATTTTCTATCCATTGTCAAGGCACCTAAAGATTTGGGTGGTAAAACGAAATATGAATTTTCTTCGCTTGTACCGGTTATCGTTGGAAAGCCGACAGTACTTGATTATAGCGTCGTAAAAAATCCATTGCAGATTGAGCTGTTAAAAGCGAATAACTTAAAAAAGGGTCAAAGCTTACAAGCAAAGATCACCAGTAATGGCAAAGTTGTGCCTCAAGCCAAAGTATCCGTTTTTTCTGCGACAGGTTGGGGGAAAGAGTTTGTTGCCGATGAGAATGGCCTGCTAACATTTGATGCCCTCTGGTCAGGTCCTTATGTTTTGGAAGCAAGTACATTTGCTGAGGTTGCGGGTGAACATGCAGGGAAACCCTATGCGTCTGCATGGCAGGGTAGTACGACTTTTATTACCGTGAAATAG
- a CDS encoding AAA family ATPase, which translates to MVFIDEAQRIENIGLTAKIIHDQCKDVQLILSGSSALELKTHTHEPLTGRKREFNLFPIS; encoded by the coding sequence GTGGTATTTATTGATGAAGCACAGCGTATCGAAAATATTGGTTTAACAGCAAAAATTATACATGACCAATGTAAAGATGTACAGCTTATCCTCAGCGGATCCTCGGCGCTTGAGTTGAAAACCCATACACATGAGCCATTGACAGGACGTAAGAGAGAGTTCAATCTTTTCCCTATTTCTTAG
- a CDS encoding TonB-dependent siderophore receptor, with the protein MNKTLSFLAIPLISSVFSVAQAQTNKVIEGFLINEKSEPISGATVKLTNTGITTSTDSKGHFIFDKLASKTYHLEVKAIGYSKQTMQVVLDDEHIQLGQIRMKDQFESIDEVTVYGKYYEHYKFDSISGSLRLKTPILELPQNIQVISSDLMADQQVFDIVDGITRNISGATRQGHWDNQYANIRMRGSKIPAFRNGMNIEASWGPTAEDASMIERIEFVKGPAGFMLANGEPGGFYNVVTKKPTGNTKGSATFNVGSFSTYRAAVDFDGKLRKDGKLLYRLNMAAQQKDYFTKYNYNNRVVVAPVVTYKVDSLTSLTFEYTYQGSTYLANGNYTFSPKGFADPDISNDFFYGDPSMEPGKLKDHSAYVYLDRKLNDRWKLHAQMAYFNFDMKATSTWLNYMTANGDMPRYYSIADEHGENRFGQVSLNGEEYTGSVRHRILVGADYGNKKFWGDFGTLLAEIPGTPLNVYNPQYNIPGTVFPVVDRSKNIKVRAGGSNYVNLTSYMSFYAHDEMAFLNEKLRLSLGLRYTVAETLGKTVGTQVIPDQNDKAFSPRVGLSYSIDKSTSVYGLFDQSFVPQAGSDWEGNPFKPVRGNDLEAGVKKEWGGGKWISTLSAYQIKRKNALADDFDHPIPGSTNSFFKIALGETTSKGIEFDVTGEVLPGLNVNANYALTDSKISKDSREEKIGDITPNTAKHTANAWVSYRLQQGPLKGIGFVGSVQGMFDRAIGTTKESNFKNYLRTDGGISYQKGKYNISVMVNNLLDNRKLLTAGSITAKNAKIAESVSYYTYIVEARRNFRMGVTYKF; encoded by the coding sequence ATGAATAAAACTTTATCCTTTTTAGCCATTCCTTTGATAAGTTCGGTTTTCTCTGTTGCGCAGGCACAGACGAACAAAGTTATTGAAGGATTTCTTATCAATGAAAAATCTGAGCCCATTTCCGGAGCGACCGTAAAATTGACGAATACTGGCATCACGACAAGTACGGACAGTAAGGGACACTTTATCTTCGATAAGCTTGCTTCGAAGACCTACCATTTGGAGGTTAAAGCGATCGGTTATAGCAAGCAGACCATGCAAGTTGTATTGGATGATGAGCATATACAGTTGGGGCAAATTAGGATGAAGGATCAGTTCGAGTCTATAGATGAGGTAACGGTCTATGGTAAATACTATGAACACTATAAATTCGATAGTATATCGGGGTCTTTGCGTCTTAAAACACCAATCTTGGAGTTGCCGCAGAATATACAGGTTATTTCATCCGATTTAATGGCCGATCAGCAAGTATTTGACATTGTCGATGGTATCACCCGTAATATAAGCGGAGCAACACGCCAAGGTCACTGGGACAACCAGTACGCTAACATACGTATGCGCGGATCTAAGATTCCAGCATTTCGTAACGGTATGAATATCGAGGCATCATGGGGGCCAACTGCCGAAGATGCGAGCATGATCGAACGAATCGAGTTTGTAAAAGGACCAGCAGGTTTTATGCTAGCGAATGGCGAACCAGGAGGTTTCTATAATGTAGTTACCAAGAAACCAACAGGGAATACTAAGGGATCGGCGACATTTAATGTGGGAAGTTTTAGTACCTATCGCGCCGCGGTTGATTTTGATGGTAAATTACGGAAAGATGGCAAGTTGTTATACCGTTTAAATATGGCTGCGCAGCAAAAGGATTATTTTACAAAATACAACTACAACAATCGTGTTGTTGTGGCACCAGTTGTGACTTATAAGGTCGATTCTTTGACGAGTTTAACATTTGAATACACCTATCAGGGATCCACTTATCTGGCAAATGGTAATTATACTTTTTCGCCTAAGGGATTTGCTGATCCAGATATTTCCAATGATTTTTTCTATGGTGACCCTTCCATGGAACCAGGTAAGCTTAAGGACCACAGTGCATATGTTTATTTAGATCGAAAGTTGAACGATCGCTGGAAATTACATGCGCAGATGGCCTATTTCAATTTTGATATGAAAGCGACAAGTACTTGGTTGAATTACATGACAGCGAATGGTGACATGCCTCGTTATTACAGTATTGCGGACGAGCATGGAGAAAATCGCTTCGGTCAGGTTTCTTTAAATGGAGAAGAATATACCGGTAGTGTTCGTCACCGAATATTGGTCGGAGCGGATTATGGAAATAAGAAGTTTTGGGGCGATTTTGGAACTTTACTCGCTGAAATTCCAGGTACGCCTTTGAACGTCTATAATCCACAATATAACATTCCGGGAACAGTTTTTCCTGTTGTTGACCGATCAAAGAACATCAAGGTGCGCGCCGGAGGTTCCAACTATGTGAATTTAACTAGCTATATGTCTTTCTACGCACATGATGAGATGGCTTTTTTAAATGAAAAGTTACGTCTTTCTTTAGGATTGCGTTATACTGTGGCAGAAACGCTGGGAAAAACAGTGGGCACGCAGGTAATACCAGACCAAAATGATAAGGCATTTTCTCCACGTGTCGGGTTGAGTTATTCTATTGACAAATCGACAAGTGTTTATGGGTTATTTGATCAATCTTTTGTTCCTCAGGCTGGTTCTGATTGGGAAGGAAATCCTTTCAAGCCGGTTCGTGGGAACGATCTTGAAGCTGGTGTGAAAAAAGAATGGGGAGGTGGAAAGTGGATATCGACTTTAAGTGCCTATCAGATAAAAAGAAAAAATGCACTAGCTGATGATTTTGATCATCCAATACCAGGAAGTACAAATAGTTTCTTTAAAATAGCTTTAGGTGAGACAACATCGAAAGGTATCGAGTTTGATGTAACTGGCGAAGTGCTACCCGGATTAAATGTGAACGCCAACTATGCGTTGACGGACTCTAAAATATCAAAAGATTCAAGAGAAGAGAAGATTGGTGATATTACGCCAAATACTGCAAAACATACTGCCAACGCTTGGGTATCCTATCGTTTGCAGCAGGGTCCGTTGAAAGGTATCGGCTTTGTCGGTAGCGTTCAAGGAATGTTTGATCGTGCTATCGGAACCACAAAAGAAAGTAATTTCAAGAATTATTTGCGAACCGATGGTGGTATTAGTTACCAAAAAGGCAAATATAATATCTCTGTAATGGTTAATAACTTGTTGGACAATAGAAAGCTGCTTACAGCAGGCTCTATCACAGCAAAAAATGCTAAAATAGCAGAAAGTGTGAGCTATTATACCTATATCGTAGAAGCGCGACGTAATTTCCGTATGGGAGTTACCTATAAGTTTTAA
- a CDS encoding PLP-dependent aminotransferase family protein yields MEQQLLYKKIANIVENQIKNGSLVYGDRLPSVRSAQKLYNVSLNTAKSAYMELESRSLIESRPKSGYFVSRSGLRRMAIPSISTFKIDEKKQDPAALIDKVFHSLEDKEITRFSLGLPSASLLPIQKLNRCIIESVHELHDYGDQYGQVQGSPSLRKEIAKWSLVLEGKISDEDLIITSGAMNAIYSCLRAVTRPGDTIAVESPLYFGFIQAFQLLGLKTIEIPTHPITGIELDALKKVIHKIDVCCFVTNFSNPLGALMPEEHKKELVKLLAHHHIPLIEDNLYGNIYFGSSRPRPCKYFDEEGLVMWCGSFTKVLAPSFRLGWVEPGQYKDKILKQKLIQTISQPAIYQEAVSKFLQIGRYDHHLNSLRKKLYSNYVNFRNSIEAHFPENTKMSQPEGGFVLWLELDKKIDSTVLYDYALRQKLSFAPGRMFTQHDQFKNCIRLNYAVDWNEKTAQDLMRLGRFFKAVL; encoded by the coding sequence ATGGAACAGCAACTGTTATATAAAAAAATAGCCAATATTGTCGAAAACCAGATCAAAAATGGTTCCTTGGTATATGGCGATCGTTTACCTTCTGTCCGCAGCGCTCAGAAATTATACAATGTAAGTTTAAATACGGCAAAAAGTGCCTATATGGAACTAGAGAGTCGATCGCTCATTGAATCACGCCCTAAATCAGGTTATTTCGTTAGCCGGTCTGGTCTTCGTCGGATGGCGATTCCCTCCATTTCTACCTTCAAAATCGACGAAAAGAAACAAGATCCCGCGGCATTGATCGATAAAGTTTTCCACTCCTTGGAAGACAAGGAAATTACACGCTTTTCACTGGGTTTACCGAGTGCATCATTACTTCCGATTCAGAAACTCAATCGATGCATTATAGAGTCGGTTCATGAACTGCATGATTATGGTGATCAATATGGACAGGTACAGGGAAGTCCGAGCTTACGGAAAGAAATTGCCAAATGGTCATTGGTACTTGAAGGAAAAATAAGTGACGAGGATCTTATTATCACGTCGGGCGCCATGAATGCCATCTACAGCTGCCTTCGTGCCGTCACTAGACCCGGCGACACCATAGCGGTAGAAAGTCCCCTTTATTTCGGCTTTATTCAGGCTTTTCAACTACTGGGTCTCAAAACCATCGAGATTCCTACCCACCCTATTACGGGAATTGAATTGGATGCACTGAAAAAAGTTATTCATAAAATTGATGTCTGTTGTTTTGTCACCAACTTTAGCAATCCATTGGGCGCACTAATGCCTGAAGAACACAAGAAAGAGCTTGTGAAACTGCTGGCACACCACCATATTCCATTGATTGAAGACAACCTCTATGGGAACATCTATTTCGGTTCGTCGCGGCCAAGACCATGCAAATATTTTGACGAGGAGGGACTAGTGATGTGGTGTGGATCATTTACCAAAGTATTAGCCCCCAGTTTTCGGCTCGGATGGGTTGAACCCGGACAATACAAGGATAAGATCCTAAAACAAAAACTCATACAGACGATTTCGCAGCCTGCAATTTATCAAGAGGCGGTCTCTAAATTCTTACAGATTGGCCGTTACGACCATCACCTTAACAGCTTGAGAAAAAAACTGTACAGCAATTATGTCAATTTCAGAAACAGCATTGAGGCCCATTTTCCGGAAAACACCAAAATGTCGCAGCCAGAAGGTGGCTTTGTACTTTGGTTAGAGCTGGACAAAAAGATAGACTCAACGGTACTCTACGATTATGCGCTCAGGCAAAAGTTGAGTTTTGCACCGGGAAGGATGTTTACGCAGCACGATCAGTTTAAAAACTGTATTCGGCTTAACTATGCGGTGGACTGGAACGAAAAGACGGCACAGGATCTGATGCGCCTCGGCCGATTTTTTAAGGCTGTATTGTAA